The Gasterosteus aculeatus chromosome 18, fGasAcu3.hap1.1, whole genome shotgun sequence genome segment ACTATAAGGTAAAAGATGGAGAGTTTATTTCAGGAGATGTGCATTATCTCACAGGAATATACAATGTTGTGTTATATGGGGAATGATGCAGTTCCTTCTCTAAACTCAAACAAATGTCTGCACCAAATAGCGATCACATGAATGTAATTAATTGAACTACAGGAAATTGAGCATCTGTCCTTTCCTGAAGCGACTCATATAAGGTTCTACTTCTGTTTTAATTCATAGTTACTGACGGGCCTATTGAGGGAGTAAAACTTAACACATCttaaaattcaaaatgtttatgaatgaatgaatgaatatttatgaattatgtttatGAAACACAATCATTTCAAGCAATACAAAGATGGATATAAGAGGAAATAGTCCTAAAAAACCTCCTTCCTTTTAAAGGAACCCGCCTGCTTTTGTCTGCTGAAGCCGGACGTTGTGTCTCTGGTATCTGAGGGTCTCTGGTGTTCCACAGGGCTCGATCCGAGGCCCTCCGTCGTTTACAGCCCCTTGGGTCATATTCTCCTGAAGCAAAGAACCTGCACTCATCTATATGTTGCACTACAGGTCCTGTAATAATAGTGGACTGcttatcaaatatatttttttctttttatttggttACAGGAGAAAACAAACTCAAGAGAAGCACGGCACCTCCTCCAAACACAAAATAAGCCCTTTCATATGGAAATAGACTAATTGATTTCCTAAAATCCACATTAAAGCCGTGTATAATTGTGCTCGCTGTTTTAGAGCAATTAAAGCAGAATTTTCCCAACAGTTAATGACTATTATGGGATTTGCGTAATTGAGGCTCAGGTTGAATAGGCTCTGGGTTTTTTGGAATGATTCTGCTCAGAAATCCACCGCAGGGTTTTAACACGCGGTCGACATGCGAGTGAGTCTCTGCCCATGACCCTCATGTTGTCACAATACACCACATTCGATCCATTCAAGTTTGTGACAACCTCGATCCGCTCCCTCATGTATCAAAACACCAGTTGCGTCCTTCAAGGCCCCCGTGTGGGTGGCGGAAACTCAACATAACATAAACATAATAGTAACATAAAAGTAATACAATTGTTATGTTTTTAACTTCTGAACGTGTCTTGATCACTGCATCACGGTGCAAAAGTTCCTACACAACTACTTCACTCGTTAAAACTCCTTAAAACCCACGCACCGCACACAGGAAGTGGCCGTTGCCATAGCGACGTCACCCGTTACTTTGCCGACTGGCGCTCTGAAGCCTCGAGGTCATCGTCCGTTCAAGTTTTTAGACACTTGTGCATTTGTGTTCTGTTGCGATTCCATGAAATGGAGCGGATGACCTGGTCCGCGTGGTGGCTCTGGGGGGTCCGACGTGAGCCGACTGTGGCCCCTCTGACCTGAGAATCATCTCCTGtcggagagcaggaggagcagagacggTTACTGATGGTGTTTTGTGACCTCTCGTCTCTCTGCAGCGTCTACGGCTGCCCGCTGGCCAAGAAGAGGAAAGCTCTGGAGAAACAACCGCTGGAGCCGGCTGCCAAGAGGAGGCCCTTCCTCACGCCCTGcaacgggggggaggaggacgccgGCGCCTACGCCCGGTACCAGAACCGAGCCCTCGCGGAAGGGAAGGAGCAGGGTGAGGtagtggaggaggacgaggaggaagaggaggcggagagagaaggagatgaagacgTGGAGGACGAGTTCTCGGAGGACaacgaggagcaggaggaagaggaggaggatgaagaggaggaggtagaggtgGGGAGAGCGGGTGCGACAATGGGAGGAGAgcgggcggaggaagaagaggaggaggaggaagaggaggaggggatgtacgaggaggaggaagaagtggaggatggtgatgatgaggaggatgagggagaggaagatgaggaggaggatgaggaggagccaCGTCGTCAGCATGGTGAGTTTCCTGATTCTTTCTTTGTTCCCAAACGCATTTGAAAAGTGTTTTGATCCGAACTAACTGTTCATAGTAAAACTGAACTGAGTCACaataattaataatgataaatTACTGCTGGAAGACCGGCTGTCCTCGTGTCCTTTGACACGAAGTCCAACAAGACAAATTAAAATCTGCATGAGAACAGTAAAattatatatgtttttaaaaaagcaactaaaatatttaaaacaataaataggATCTAAAAATATGAAAACCAAATTATGACTCATTTTTTCCATTCTTCcatatttaaaaacagaagaaataagATAATATAACTGCAGATAATGTGACTTACAGGGaggtgtcatttgtgtttttattttagaactgagtcaaaactatattcaacccaaaacttattttttattttgaacacattgttgtatttttcaatgttaatcttttaggttcacatttgtttttttaatgatcatGACCCATAGAAAGTCAAGTAGGAGACTTATTCATGGTGGACAGTTAAATCATCTACGTGACTGTGCGTCAGTCTCTTTATAACACAAAGAGGGCTCGGATGCAGTGGATGGGCCCATTGATCAGTCCTCTTGGGACAGCGTCCTCTGGGTCTGCAGAGTCCCAGAACCAGATGGACGGGGCTTCTCTGGGACCGATGTCCCGTCCTGCATCGTCCTCTGAACCTGCAGTGGGAGAAGAGGAAGTGATGAGAGCTGCTGAGACGAGTCTGCGGTAGACcagatgctctctctctctcccgacacgtccccccccccctcctgtcctcAATCGCTTCTGACAGCGCTTCACGAATAATCGGGAGAGGAGCTGTGCTGAGTTATTaactccccccctcctcgtGTCACATGCGCTCGCCTCGGCTTCTCCTCCTGAGAATATTTATGGCTCCCCGAATCGGAGCACCTCACCCGCCTCCCTTTTCAATTTCTCTGCTCTCACTCGCGTCTCTGTCCCCAAAATCCACAGCGAGGCTTAGCGGGGAGAGCGGCTCTgggttgtgtgttttatgtgagtAAATAGTGGATCATAATTGGGAGGGATGCTGCTAATGTATTCAGGAGAATATGAGAAGAAACGGGGCTCATCAGCACCACTGAGTTTATTATAGGCTGTAAAAAGCTTCCTTTCCTTTTCATCTGCAGGATTATTATTCTGTAAATGAACAGATGGTTATAATATCTACCAAATTAATcaatttcctcttttgtttttgacCAATTACCTTGTTTATGTAGTTTGTGGCGCAGAATACCGGGCTGTGAGACGTTCTTGTATCTGGATGTCTGAgaggtttctttctctctttcccccgACGGCAGAGAACCACTACAAACCCGCGGGACAATCAAAGCTGCTTCTCATTCAGaaggacgacaacaacaaccacagctGCACCATCGGCGGCGGCAACGCCCCCGGGGAGGATTACGAGAACTACGACGAGCTGGTCGCCAAGTCGCTGCTCAACCTGGGGAAGATCGCGGAAGACGCCGCCTACCAGGCCCTGACCGAGTCCGAGATGAACAGCAACTCCTCCAACAGCGgcggggaggacgaggacgacgaggagtACGACGCCGGCGGCCGCGGCGGCCGCAAGGGCGAGCTGAGCGTGGACTTGGACAGCGACGTGGTCCGGGAGACGGTGGACTCCCTCAAGCTGCTGGCGCAGGGACACGGCGCCATGCTGCCCGAGGACGGCTACCCGGACGGCGGCATGCTGGGCGACGCGGGCCACCACGCCAACGGGAGGCCCGGCGTCGGGGTGAGGGTTCAGGCGGacgagagcgaggaggaggtgtgCCTCAGCAGCCTGGAGTGTCTGAGGAACCAGTGCTTCGATCTGGCCCGGAAGCTGAGCGAGACGCAGGCGTGCGACCGCCCGGCCCTCCACGCGCTGCACCACCAGCTCCAGTTGCCGGCGGACCACCAGGTGGTGCATCACCTGAACAGGTTCGTCATCTCCGAAAGAGCCTTTTGATCGTGTTGTTGCTTGTTCCACCTACTCGTATTTCCGCCTACTTTTGTGTCCTATGAAAGGCTCTGCAGGTAGATTAAAGCCTTATTTATGCTTATGACCCACATTAGCGTAATTACCGGCGACTTCTCTGTGGCTCCATGGGTCGGCTTTGAAGTGAGGCAAAGGTGCTGTGTGAGATGAAAGGGAAACGTGCAGAACGGCGGAAAACAACAGGTTGTTAGTTGTTGTATCATTGGGAGCCCTCATACAAACATCAGATCTCATGGAGACGAAGCCCTCCATCGACCTTAAACGGGCTCCTGCTCTTAAAGCTACATCCTCGCCACTGGCCGTAGATAGAAGTCTATGACGGGACTTATCAAAATATACTCTCTGAAGCGTCAGACCTGGCCCAAgggtttattgttttaaagGAACAAAAGAAGTTAAGGATTACGAGCTTCATTGCGTATTGACATTGGCAGTCATTCCAGACTCCGCACCAGATGGTCGAACTTCTAGATCCAAACAGTGTGCCTGAGGCGTCCCGGCATTCCAGTGATCCGTCACTCACTGGCGGCCATTTCTGGTCCCACCGTCGGCTCAGGTACGACAGCTGCCAGCAGAGCGCCCAGGAGGAGCACCGGTCCCTGGAGCGCAGCTACTCCGACATGGTGAACCTGatgaagctggaggagcagctgagtcCGGGGTCCAGAGGGTATCCGACCAGCTGCAGCCAGGAGGGCGACGAGGACACCACGTCGGTGGCCTCCGACCGCTCGGACGAGACCTTCGACATGGCCAAGGGAAACCTGTCGCTGCTGGAGAAGGCCATCGCCCTGGAGTCGGAGAGGGCGAAGGTCATGAGGGACCGCATCGCCTCGGAGCACTCGCTGCCCCGTcgggaccaccaccaccaccaccaccaccgaggCCACGGCGAGCACAGCTCGCGGCTGAGCTGCGCCGGAGAGGAGCGCAAGTCCAGGATGCACCACGACGGGTTGAAGAGGGCGTTCTACCCGAAAGGTAACGAAGGGAACATCTCGCTATGCCACGTTTCCATGTCTGTGCACAGGTTTGTTGctggggagtttttcctccGTCGCGTCGTCACCCAGTTGGTCCCACCTCAGATGTTTTACAtcagagaaagaaaagccttttttcttcCACGCCAGGACTATTTTTATCAGGGCTTCCAGAGGCAGATTTAGTTCAGCCAGTCAGTCGGTGAGTGTAACTCCGCAGCATCACAAGACTTTGTTTCTGTACCGTGTCCAAAGTCATCGTCCCATCATGTTCCCTCTCCAAATTCTGCCAATTTGCCAATGTGACCTGAATCTGCTTTTTTCCTCCAAAGATCTGACTTCAAGTCAGCGAGGAGGACGTTTATCTCGTCTTATTGTAAccctcaaaaaaacacacaactgtaactttaatgccCCCATCTGCCCCCGATTGGACCATTCCTGACCCTTAAAACCTGTTGTGTTAATTCCGAAATTTTGAACATGGGCTCCGATGAGATAATGGGCCTGGTTTTCAACAGCaacacagttttcttttttcccccgcaGATGCTCAGTTTTCCTCTGACAGCAGCTTATGTTGTTAAAATAGGCCGTTGTGGGAACATCAGACGGCCGGCTTGTCAGGCATGAGTAATGGCAATCTGCGTGGCCCGTTAGGAGAGCAAATCCATCCGTGTGACGCTCTCTTCGGCCTATTTCTCTAAATCCACTCAAATGCGCCTCCCTCCCGGCGGCGTTGCAGTCGCCGCTGTGCGGTTATCAGCCTCGCATCGGCTCCAAACGCTTCGGTACCACAGAGGAAGTTCTTCTTTAGTCCAAAACTTCCATTACGATCAACACTCCCATCGGGGACGTCACGCTCCTCTCCGGTGCCAATTCGCCGGCCCAATCGACCCAAATCTGCACCGTGAATCTGTTCCGCTGACTTTTGCAGTGGTTCCCAATCTGGGGGGCGCGCCCTCTAGGGGAGGCGCAGTGGAATTACATGGACGCAACTTCATCACCACAAcgataaaacaatacaaaacaaaatgataataaataccAGTGTTGTGGTGAAGATAAGGGCACTACATCATATGGTACCTCATGTCCTAATGATGtaaagacagagaaaaagaaaaagatacatTTACGACTGGTGAAAAGTGTAAATCCGAGTCTCACCATCACAACAACAGAAGGTAAAAGTGTGAAACTACGAGGAGGCACATCTGTCCCCCGGGCTTCACAGGCAGAGTGTCTTCCAGCCTGCGGACTCATCTcacgtctctctgtcctctccagACTCTTCCCGAGGGGACAAGAAGGAGAGCAAGTGTCCGACGCCGGGCTGCGACGGCACCGGCCACGTGACGGGTCTCTACCCGCACCACCGCAGCCTGTCCGGGTGTCCCCACAAAGACCGGGTCCCTCCTGAGAGTAGGTCCCTCTGCCCGGaggtctcacacacagcttcaaACAGAGACCACGATGAGCGTCTTTAGTCCAACGGAAACAAGTGACCTCCGACCTTTTAAAGCCATCATAAAGACCATATGTGCATTCCTTTGGTCTGTTAGGCTCCTCCCAAACTAAATAATCAAAATGCCATCCCATAATGTTCAATGAAGGCTCAATCAGGCTGTTCACTTATTATTGAGCTTATTGACGTTTCATTTGAACACAACCACATTGTTTTGCCTCTGAGAAATGTTGCTGAAAGCTAAAACCATCATCGATTAAAACTGATCTGTTGTGTCTTCTGTTCTAAAACTGAACTGATTCCCGTACGAGCAGCGTCACGTCTGCGACACATTTATCATCCAAACCTTCACCTCCTGACTTTGTATCTTCTGGACACAATGGAGAGTCTGACATTATTGCATCAAACGACATGTTGGATGGATTGTGTAGCGGCGAAACATTGGACATGCATGACTccacatctgtgtttttttgataAATACTTTCTGTTTGACTTGCTGAAAGCTGAGCGCAGGATTTAGAAGTTTGTTATGAATCAGAATATAATTTGCAATCGTGTGACAAAATGCTCTTTAAGTTTTcactttcctttcctccctcctcatcacaCCCGCCTGATGTCTGGTTTCCGTTCATGACGTGCATGAAGAAATCAGTTTGATGCACCAGCTGCTAAATAACAAATGCATGAGAAAACCTCCGAAGCTGCTTTAATCCCGCTCACTAAATGTGTCGTTAGATCAGGTGAAACGTGAGGAACACAACAAAAGGATATTTAAATACCTTTTAGTTTTTTGGTATTTTGGGCTGTATTTTCGCCTCTTGTCTCATTTATCTGTAGTAACTATCATATATAATATCTCTGAGCCCAAATAATACAAGCTAGATTTCTCAGAAGCTCAATATTAAAACCACAATGATAATAATCGCCAGCGGGAAAagacctccgcccccccccccccggtgcttgCGCTGCACTGGTGTACCTGGCGGAGGTCGCATGTCCTCTCCCGCCGGCGTCGGCCATCGTCACGCCGCCCGCCTGCATGCCGAGCCGCCGCAGTAACTCTCCTGTCTGCTCCTAACCCTCGCTGTCTTTCTCACCTTCTCCTGTCTGTCAAAGTCCTTGCCATGTATGAGAATGTTTTAAAGTGCCCCACTCCCGGCTGCTCTGGACGGGGTCATGTCAATAGCAACCGGAACTCGCACCGCAGGTGAGTGACAGCGGCcgtcggcccgcgggccgcagGGCCCAAGAAACAAACATGGCCGACACGTGAATGTGGAACGTTTACCGCGCGAAAGGCTTGAAGTGTGCGCGCTTTTCTGATTGGTagacacacacttcctgtttacttTAATCCAGAAAGTGGAATAAGGCTTTAAGGCTGCGAATGACGcagggttttattttttcaggtcAGGTCGGATGTTACGAGCCGCTCTCGTTTTACACACAACCCTGAAACACAAGATCTTCTTTTACCCCTCCAGTGTTGCTGTTTTTGTCCCTAAGAGAGCGTTTGGTCTCCTGATACCAGGGAATTACCACATTTCCTCTCGCATGAAATGATCTCTGTGGCTGCAAAATTCCCAGGCTCAGGATGTGGTGGAAAAGAAGGGggctttaatttaaatgtttgagCTTAAGGTGCGTCACATCAGGCAGACcatcacacacgcgcacacacacacacacacacacacacactttgaattATGTAAAGTGATTAGGATTCACACTCTTCTCCTCACACATACATAGAGCCTGAaaccacagacacagatttatgcacacacacttgcacacactcacacgcagacagacttgcacacacacacacacacacacacacacacacacacaaaggatcTCACAGACAGCCGCACACGTGCAGACAGAGAagctcacgcgcacacacacacacacacacacacacacacacacacgcacacacacacactggctcagACGTGGCCGCGGGGTGTGTTATGTAGCACAGCTCCGCTGGGAAAGGAAACAAAGCGCTAGCTAGTTAGCGTAGCCACCGTTAGCTAGCGGCTCACACAGCTTTCATGTCTGgcagttgccatggaaacgccTTCATAGCAGCAGCATCTGCCGTGCTGGTCTGTCACACAATGCTCACACGCTCCTATCAaccttaaagtgtgtgtgtgtgtgtgtgtgtgtgcgtgcgtgagtgagCTTTCATTCCTCTCGTGTATCAAGTGATTGGGAATCGCCCGGAGTgacagacggagggagaagTTTTAGTTTTAAATACAAGCCGTTTCTCTTTTAGTCCAAAACTcacggcagaaaaaaaaagaccttaGAGGCTCGTCAGAGACTTCGTTTGGGAAGAAACGGGTTTGTTTGGAGGTCAAAATGCGTTTAGGAGCTAAAGCGACAGCTGCGCGCGAGCTGACTGCTTCTATCTTTACTTCCTTTTATTTGGGATGAAGGGATGCAGGACTTCTGATCAGTCGGTAACCAGTCACCAAGCTGTCGCATAGTTAGTAGAGAGTCACCACACCAGTAAGTCATTGGAACCAGTCAGTGAATCCAGTGAGTCCGAGGTGAACTGGTCAATAGTCAATTCATCAAAGTCAGAAACCCTCAGTCTCTAAACCAGTCAGTCAGTAAACCAGTCCGTCAGTGAGTTGAGTCACAAACCAGCCAGTAAACCAGCAGCGCAGTCATCACAAAGTCAACCTCAACTCACAATTCATTCTGAACCTCTCTTCAGCcagatgctgtgtgtgtctgtgtggaccgTACAGTGTATGTAATCAGGCCGTGtgctgtctccctccctccctccctccctccctccttccgtcCTCCAGTCTGTCCGGCTGCCCCATCGCTGCAGCAGACAAGATGTCGAAGGTCCACGAGAAAAGCATCCCGACTGAGAGCGGCAGTAAGACCAATCAGACGTCAGACCGCGTGCTCAGGTACGGCCCACTCGAGTCAGAGCGACGATAAGGCGACGTGTTTTAGTGACAGCGACGTGCGTCAAATCCAAAAGTTATCCTGCCGACGCAAAGCCGACTGTATCTGGTTCTTTGCTGTTTGGGTTTTGgttcacttttattattatattattatttgctGTACAATTACATTCACCATCTAGTTTTAGATCAGGGAGGCCGTATCGTGCAAAGAATTTAACTCTGTGTCCAAAAAAAGCCTcttaaaaagtaaaacacaaaccaacaatgTTTTGGTGAACGTCTTAAGAAGACCTTTCTGTGCGTCTCTTAGATGATGGATGGTGCATTAAGCAGAAACCATTAAGCCTAAACCAGTAACCGTACTCAACAGTGTTAGTAAGGACACCAAATGATGGAATTGTCGCAGTGGGAAGCTGCTGCAGATCATTCAAACTTTATTTAActgaacagaaacaaagaaaaataaacagcttTGGGAAATATCGTCGCATGCGTGAAAGAAACCCTCTTCTCACATCACAACTCAAGGATGCCAAAGGGTCACCTATTTGTATTAATGTCATACAAAGCagacattttaaacaaagagaaaggaaCAGCGTGCTAACGTCTCCCTCCTGAAGCAGTTTGCTTTCTCAtgcaaaacaatacattttaattggGGAAGCCCACTGGTGAAGATGCAGACATAATGAACACAGCGTCTAATCTGTCTTTGCTTTTGGGAAACGTTGATTATATTCACGCTCATTGCTTAAATGAAAGAGAAGCCAAATGGTAgagtgtaacccccccccccctcgcccccctcttCAGGCCGATGTGCTTCGTCAAGCAGCTGGAGATCCCTCAGTACGGCTACAAGAACAACGTCCCCACCAGCACGCCGCGCTCCAACCTGGCCAAAGAGCTGGAGAAATACTCCAAGACCAGCTACGACTACGGCGGCTACGACGGGCAGCACGGCGGCGGCTACGGGAAGCGAGGCCTCGCCACCAAGCTCCCCCACGGCCGGGACACCTCCCCCAAAGGATACGACGGTGAGTTACGCCGTCTCCTTTGTTTACggaaaaaggagaggaggaagtgtgGTGGGTTCGTCTCTTTTACGTCACGGCGCGCCGGCGCCGCTTCCGCAGCACAATGGTGGAATGTAAATCAGCTAGGGGAAGAATGACGAGTGGTGATGAGAGGAAGCAGGTGTGGTTCAGTCTTTACTCACATGCCAAATGATCCACCTCCtgcaaacacataaatacatcttATTTTAATCAGCGTTCCCAGTTTCGTACACTCTCGAGGAGAAATGAGGAGAAAGAAACAGATTTGCACTCAGTCCTGTAAGGGAAGCAAACCTGCAGTGATTCCCACTATGGAGgattccttttctcttttcccgtTGCAGGGAGAACATTTTGTACTTGACAACAAAAGCTtgatacacacagacagacacacacagacagacacacactcacacatgctctGTATAGTCAGTGCATTCTCTTTGTTAGAGCGCTGAAAAAACGACGGTGTTTTCCGCCTCTCCACATGGAGGGGAGATAAAAAGAAGAGAGGCGAGTTATGGAAATGCCGAGCCAAGAGGCTTTTTGGACGGAGGTGatgtggagggaggaggtgcagatggagggaggaggtgcagaTGGAGGGATTGTGAAGCGGGACGGAGATAATGGAGGCGAGTTTCTTGGCTGGGAGCCATTAGCGAGACgcaggaaagagagggaggtttTTTAGACGAGGTGTCTCCCCCCTGATATCACCCCTCCTCTCCAgcatcctttcctccctcctatCCAGCATCCTTCCCTGCCTCCTCTCCAGCATCCTTCCCTGCCTCCTCTCCAGCATCCTTCCCTGCCTCCTCTCCAgcatccttccctccctcctctccagcatccttccctccctcctctccagcatcctttcctccctcctctccagcatccttccctccctcctctccagcatcctttcctccctcctctccagcatccttccctccctcctctccagcatcctttcctccctcctctccagcatccttccctccctcctctccagcatcctttcctccctcctctccagcatcCTTTCCTCCATGACCTTCACCCTGCCCCACAGCTGACTATTCCTTCCtccttgtgttttattgtgttcttctacgtttattttcttttagttgAGACTTAAATATACTTCACGTAGTGTCAATAAACAGTCAAGAATTTCCCTTCAAAAGTGGTCCTTGTAGTTTGTGGGTTGGGAGGAAGTGGAGGTTTGTGGGGAACTATTTGCTGCAGCGGATGAATCCACATTTGGTGCTCATGTATTTCTGCAGTTCGGTTAAACAGACAAAGTTAGACCTgctccttttttacattttgtgccAATCTGCAACTCAAAAGTAAGTTTTATGATTGTTGTTCACTTTGCAGAATGAATACGCTTACATGCACcaaatatgaaatataaagTTAAAGAGGATCGCTGATAATATGTTTGTATATTGATAACTGATAATTAGTTGGATATAATGATGCTATAACCTGAACTCTAGAAACAACTCTTTCAGACACAATACGTTGATTTTACGAACCATGATGTCATATaaacatataacatatataataataatttcataaTAGAggaacacaggtgtgtgtgtgtaaatgtgtccgGTAAGGATAATAAAACTTGATGACTGTTTATTTGGTTCCTGATGAACATCACAACATAAATATCACCGTCTCTGTTTCCCTTcatctatttttatttcttatttataaATGAAACTCCTCGTTTTGGACGATTTCTGATCCATCTGCTGCAGTTTGGATGAACGCCAGCGGCAATCTAACAAATCAACcctctgcgtgtctgtgtgtgcgtctgtgtgtgtgcgtctgtgtgtgtgtgtctatgtgtcggtgtgtgtgtgtgtgtgtgcacatttctgtgtgtgtgactgtgtgcgtgtgtctgtgtgtgtgtgtgtgcatgtgtctgtgtgtgtgcacatttctgtgtgtgtgtctgtgtgtgtgtgtgtgtgtgtgcatgtgtctgtgtgtgtgcacatttctgtgtgtgcgtgtgt includes the following:
- the myt1la gene encoding myelin transcription factor 1-like, a isoform X2, with amino-acid sequence MEVNAARKRHRTRSKGVRAAVEAATQELFSCPTPGCDGGGHVSGKYARHRSVYGCPLAKKRKALEKQPLEPAAKRRPFLTPCNGGEEDAGAYARYQNRALAEGKEQGEVVEEDEEEEEAEREGDEDVEDEFSEDNEEQEEEEEDEEEEVEVGRAGATMGGERAEEEEEEEEEEEGMYEEEEEVEDGDDEEDEGEEDEEEDEEEPRRQHENHYKPAGQSKLLLIQKDDNNNHSCTIGGGNAPGEDYENYDELVAKSLLNLGKIAEDAAYQALTESEMNSNSSNSGGEDEDDEEYDAGGRGGRKGELSVDLDSDVVRETVDSLKLLAQGHGAMLPEDGYPDGGMLGDAGHHANGRPGVGVRVQADESEEEVCLSSLECLRNQCFDLARKLSETQACDRPALHALHHQLQLPADHQVVHHLNRYDSCQQSAQEEHRSLERSYSDMVNLMKLEEQLSPGSRGYPTSCSQEGDEDTTSVASDRSDETFDMAKGNLSLLEKAIALESERAKVMRDRIASEHSLPRRDHHHHHHHRGHGEHSSRLSCAGEERKSRMHHDGLKRAFYPKDSSRGDKKESKCPTPGCDGTGHVTGLYPHHRSLSGCPHKDRVPPEILAMYENVLKCPTPGCSGRGHVNSNRNSHRSLSGCPIAAADKMSKVHEKSIPTESGSKTNQTSDRVLRPMCFVKQLEIPQYGYKNNVPTSTPRSNLAKELEKYSKTSYDYGGYDGQHGGGYGKRGLATKLPHGRDTSPKGYDAKRYCKTSSPASSTTSSYAPSSSSSLSCGGGGAGGGGGGGGGGSSASSTCSKSSFDYTHDMEAAHMAATAILNLSTRCRELPHALGGKPQDLLTQISAVHLSPVGDLEDGGPLDVGGQPGGPEGSGTVLTPLQPMSPQRQALLSSRCYQLSEADCWDLPVDYTKIKRLGGEEEHKESAYFSSLHQADQLDPFQELLEEQRYPAEAPVHSPKHHKYPACKEGKKELLTLSSCQLADKNIRGIMTTNSQDLRCPTPGCDGSGHITGNYASHRSLSGCPRAKKSGIKILHSKEDKDDQEPIKCPVPGCDGQGHVTGKYASHRSASGCPLAAKRQKDNYVNGSQFVWKSGKTDGMSCPTPGCDGSGHVSGSFLTHRRWALSGCPRATSAMKKARMSGVEMLTIKQRASKGIENDEEIKQLDEEIKDLNESNTQVESDMIKLRTQITTMETNLKSIEEENKVIEQQNDSLLHELANLSQSLINSLANIQLPHMKPAAQKEAPVKHSCCVQMPPREPMNEQNFDTYVSTLTDMYTHQDQYQSPENKALLENIKQAVQGIQV
- the myt1la gene encoding myelin transcription factor 1-like, a isoform X8; amino-acid sequence: MEVNAARKRHRTRSKGVRAAVEAATQELFSCPTPGCDGGGHVSGKYARHRSVYGCPLAKKRKALEKQPLEPAAKRRPFLTPCNGGEEDAGAYARYQNRALAEGKEQGEVVEEDEEEEEAEREGDEDVEDEFSEDNEEQEEEEEDEEEEVEVGRAGATMGGERAEEEEEEEEEEEGMYEEEEEVEDGDDEEDEGEEDEEEDEEEPRRQHENHYKPAGQSKLLLIQKDDNNNHSCTIGGGNAPGEDYENYDELVAKSLLNLGKIAEDAAYQALTESEMNSNSSNSGGEDEDDEEYDAGGRGGRKGELSVDLDSDVVRETVDSLKLLAQGHGAMLPEDGYPDGGMLGDAGHHANGRPGVGVRVQADESEEEVCLSSLECLRNQCFDLARKLSETQACDRPALHALHHQLQLPADHQVVHHLNRYDSCQQSAQEEHRSLERSYSDMVNLMKLEEQLSPGSRGYPTSCSQEGDEDTTSVASDRSDETFDMAKGNLSLLEKAIALESERAKVMRDRIASEHSLPRRDHHHHHHHRGHGEHSSRLSCAGEERKSRMHHDGLKRAFYPKDSSRGDKKESKCPTPGCDGTGHVTGLYPHHRSLSGCPHKDRVPPEILAMYENVLKCPTPGCSGRGHVNSNRNSHRSLSGCPIAAADKMSKVHEKSIPTESGSKTNQTSDRVLRPMCFVKQLEIPQYGYKNNVPTSTPRSNLAKELEKYSKTSYDYGGYDGQHGGGYGKRGLATKLPHGRDTSPKGYDAKRYCKTSSPASSTTSSYAPSSSSSLSCGGGGAGGGGGGGGGGSSASSTCSKSSFDYTHDMEAAHMAATAILNLSTRCRELPHALGGKPQDLLTQISAVHLSPVGDLEDGGPLDVGGQPGGPEGSGTVLTPLQPMSPQRQALLSSRCYQLSEADCWDLPVDYTKIKRLGGEEEHKESAYFSSLHQADQLDPFQELLEEQRYPAEAPVHSPKHHKYPACKEGKKELLTLSSCQLADKNIRGIMTTNSQDLRCPTPGCDGSGHITGNYASHRSLSGCPRAKKSGIKILHSKEDKDDQEPIKCPVPGCDGQGHVTGKYASHRSASGCPLAAKRQKDNYVNGSQFVWKSGKTDGMSCPTPGCDGSGHVSGSFLTHRRWALSGCPRATSAMKKARMSGVEMLTIKQRASKGIENDEEIKQLDEEIKDLNESNTQVESDMIKLRTQITTMETNLKSIEEENKVIEQQNDSLLHELANLSQSLINSLANIQLPHMEPMNEQNFDTYVSTLTDMYTHQDQYQSPENKALLENIKQAVQGIQV